The Apium graveolens cultivar Ventura chromosome 6, ASM990537v1, whole genome shotgun sequence genome contains a region encoding:
- the LOC141664085 gene encoding lon protease homolog 2, peroxisomal-like isoform X1 — translation MAEPVELPGRLGILPFRNKVLLPGAIIRIRCTSPTSVKLVEQELWQKEDKGLIGILPVRDAADAMSVGTILSSGSGLDLGDRNSKTQVGASDSHKIVGKSQQEVIQWHTRGVAARALHLSRGVEKPSGRVTYVVVLEGLCRFSVQEISTRGTYYTARVSPLDMTRPEMELVEQDPDFTALSLQFKATAMELISVLEQKQKTGGRTKVLLETVPVHKLADIFVASFEISFEEQLSMLDSVDVKVRLSKATELVNRHLQSIRVAEKITQKVEGQLSKSQKEYLLRQQMRAIKEELGDNDDDEDDVSALERKMQSAGMPANIWKHAQRELRRLKKMQPQQPGYNNSRVYLELLADLPWQTASEEHELDLKAAKERLDSDHYGLVKVKQRIIEYLAVRKLKPDARGAVLCFVGPPGVGKTSLASSIAAALGRKFVRISLGGVKDEADIRGHRRTYVGSMPGRLIDGLKKVAVCNPVMLLDEIDKTGSDVRGDPASALLEVLDPEQNKTFNDHYLNVPYDLSKVIFVATANKAQPIPPPLLDRMEVIELPGYTPEEKLRIAKRHLIPRVLDQHGLSSDFLQIPEVMVKLIIERYTREAGVRNLERNLASLARAAAVRVADQEHLLPLSKDVHQLSSPLLESRLGDSAEVEMEVIPMGDNHEMSSDFRVNSPLIVDESMLEKVLGPPRFDDKETGERVAAPGISVGLVWTAFGGEVQFVEATSMAGKGDLHLTGQLGDVIKESAQIALTWVRSRATELKFAAAKETNLLEGRDVHIHFPAGAIPKDGPSAGVTLVTALVSLFSQTKVRSDTAMTGEMTLRGLVLPVGGVKDKVLAAHRYGIKRVLLPERNLKDLVDVPSAVLASMEILPAKRMEDVLEHAFEGGCPWRQSSRL, via the exons ATGGCTGAACCAGTGGAGCTTCCAGGTCGACTGGGCATTCTTCCATTTAGAAACAAAGTGTTGTTGCCTGGTGCTATCATTCGAATTCGATGCACTTCTCCTACCAG TGTGAAACTGGTAGAGCAAGAACTATGGCAGAAGGAAGATAAGGGATTGATTGGAATCCTTCCTGTTCGTGATGCTGCTGACGCAATGTCAGTAGGTACTATTTTATCTTCAG GATCGGGGCTTGACTTGGGAGATCggaattcaaaaactcaagttGGCGCCTCAGATTCCCACAAGATTGTTGGAAAAAGTCAGCAGGAAGTCATACAGTGGCATACAAG GGGAGTTGCAGCTCGAGCTTTACATCTTTCCAGAGGGGTGGAGAAACCAAGTGGAAGGGTCACTTATGTTGTTGTTCTTGAAGGATTGTGTAGATTCAGTGTTCAGGAAATCAGTACAAGGGGAACTTACTATACTGCACGAGTCTCTCCCCTTGATATGACAAGGCCTG AGATGGAGCTAGTAGAGCAAGATCCAGATTTCACAGCACTGTCCCTTCAATTCAAAGCTACCGCAATGGAACTTATTTCTGTTCTTGAGCAG AAGCAAAAAACAGGAGGGAGAACAAAGGTTCTCCTGGAGACCGTTCCAGTGCACAAGCTGGCAGATATTTTTGTTGCTAGCTTTGAGATAAGCTTTGAAGAACAACTCTCAATGTTGGACTCAGTTGACGTAAAAGTTAGGCTTTCAAAAGCGACTGAATTAGTTAATCGGCACTTGCAG TCAATTCGCGTGGCAGAAAAGATTACACAAAAGGTTGAGGGACAGTTGTCTAAATCACAGAAAGAATATCTCTTGCGTCAGCAG ATGAGGGCTATTAAAGAAGAGCTAGGTGATAATGATGATGACGAGGATGATGTGTCTGCCCTTGAAAGGAAGATGCAAAGTGCAGGAATGCCTGCTAATATCTGGAAGCATGCACAGAGAGAATTAAG GCGACTAAAGAAAATGCAACCCCAGCAACCCGGATATAATAATTCTCGAGTTTATTTGGAACTTCTTGCTGATTTACCCTGGCAGACTGCCAGCGAAGAGCATGAATTGGACTTGAAAGCTGCAAAAGAGCGTCTTGACAGTGATCATTATGGTCTAGTCAAGGTCAAGCAACGGATAATTGAATATTTGGCTGTTCGCAAG CTTAAACCAGATGCAAGAGGCGCAGTTTTGTGCTTTGTTGGTCCACCAGGCGTTGGGAAGACATCTCTGGCATCTTCTATTGCAGCTGCTCTAGGCAGGAAATTTGTACGCATCTCTCTTGGCGGGGTTAAGGATGAGGCTGATATTAGAGGACATAGGAGGACTTACGTTGGAAGCATGCCTGGGCGTCTCATTGATGGATTAAAG AAAGTAGCTGTTTGTAATCCTGTTATGCTCCTCGATGAGATTGACAAGACTGGTTCCGATGTTCGGGGAGATCCGGCCTCAGCTTTACTAGAGGTTCTCGACCCCGAACAGAACAAAACATTTAATGATCA CTATTTGAATGTTCCATATGACCTTTCGAAGGTCATATTTGTGGCAACTGCAAATAAAGCACAACCTATTCCTCCACCTCTGCTAGACAGGATGGAAGTCATTGAACTCCCTGGTTATACTCCTGAAGAAAAGCTTAGAATTGCAAAGCGACATTTAATTCCAAGAGTATTGGATCAACATGGATTGAGTTCTGATTTTCTTCAAATTCCCGAG GTTATGGTGAAACTCATTATTGAAAGATACACAAGAGAAGCTGGTGTTAGGAATCTGGAAAGGAATCTGGCATCTTTAGCTCGTGCAGCTGCAGTAAGAGTAGCAGATCAAGAGCATCTTCTTCCACTTAGCAAAGATGTGCATCAACTTTCTTCTCCTTTGCTAGAAAGTAGGCTTGGAGACAGTGCTGAAGTAGAAATGGAAGTAATTCCGATGGGTGACAATCACGAGATGTCAAGCGACTTCAGGGTTAATTCACCATTAATTGTTGATGAATCCATGCTGGAAAAAGTATTAGGG CCTCCACGCTTTGATGACAAAGAAACTGGAGAGCGGGTAGCAGCACCTGGGATATCAGTTGGACTGGTGTGGACTGCGTTCGGAGGAGAGGTTCAATTTGTGGAAGCTACGTCTATGGCGGGAAAGGGTGACCTGCATCTTACTGGTCAACTGGGTGATGTTATTAAAGAATCGGCGCAGATTGCACTTACTTGG GTAAGGTCAAGGGCCACTGAGCTTAAGTTCGCCGCTGCCAAGGAAACAAATCTATTGGAAGGGCGGGATGTTCACATTCATTTTCCTGCTGGTGCGATACCTAAGGATGGTCCCTCTGCAGGTGTGACCCTCGTAACAGCCCTGGTGTCACTGTTTAGTCAGACAAAAGTAAGATCGGATACAGCAATGACAGGGGAAATGACACTGCGAGGTCTAGTATTACCTGTTGGCGGTGTTAAGGATAAG GTTTTGGCAGCACATCGCTATGGTATAAAGAGAGTTCTCCTTCCAGAGCGGAACTTGAAGGATCTGGTTGATGTACCATCAGCTGTTTTGGCCAGTATGGAG ATTTTGCCAGCCAAGCGAATGGAAGACGTACTGGAGCATGCATTTGAAGGTGGATGCCCTTGGAGACAAAGCTCAAGGTTATGA
- the LOC141664085 gene encoding lon protease homolog 2, peroxisomal-like isoform X2, giving the protein MAEPVELPGRLGILPFRNKVLLPGAIIRIRCTSPTSVKLVEQELWQKEDKGLIGILPVRDAADAMSVGSGLDLGDRNSKTQVGASDSHKIVGKSQQEVIQWHTRGVAARALHLSRGVEKPSGRVTYVVVLEGLCRFSVQEISTRGTYYTARVSPLDMTRPEMELVEQDPDFTALSLQFKATAMELISVLEQKQKTGGRTKVLLETVPVHKLADIFVASFEISFEEQLSMLDSVDVKVRLSKATELVNRHLQSIRVAEKITQKVEGQLSKSQKEYLLRQQMRAIKEELGDNDDDEDDVSALERKMQSAGMPANIWKHAQRELRRLKKMQPQQPGYNNSRVYLELLADLPWQTASEEHELDLKAAKERLDSDHYGLVKVKQRIIEYLAVRKLKPDARGAVLCFVGPPGVGKTSLASSIAAALGRKFVRISLGGVKDEADIRGHRRTYVGSMPGRLIDGLKKVAVCNPVMLLDEIDKTGSDVRGDPASALLEVLDPEQNKTFNDHYLNVPYDLSKVIFVATANKAQPIPPPLLDRMEVIELPGYTPEEKLRIAKRHLIPRVLDQHGLSSDFLQIPEVMVKLIIERYTREAGVRNLERNLASLARAAAVRVADQEHLLPLSKDVHQLSSPLLESRLGDSAEVEMEVIPMGDNHEMSSDFRVNSPLIVDESMLEKVLGPPRFDDKETGERVAAPGISVGLVWTAFGGEVQFVEATSMAGKGDLHLTGQLGDVIKESAQIALTWVRSRATELKFAAAKETNLLEGRDVHIHFPAGAIPKDGPSAGVTLVTALVSLFSQTKVRSDTAMTGEMTLRGLVLPVGGVKDKVLAAHRYGIKRVLLPERNLKDLVDVPSAVLASMEILPAKRMEDVLEHAFEGGCPWRQSSRL; this is encoded by the exons ATGGCTGAACCAGTGGAGCTTCCAGGTCGACTGGGCATTCTTCCATTTAGAAACAAAGTGTTGTTGCCTGGTGCTATCATTCGAATTCGATGCACTTCTCCTACCAG TGTGAAACTGGTAGAGCAAGAACTATGGCAGAAGGAAGATAAGGGATTGATTGGAATCCTTCCTGTTCGTGATGCTGCTGACGCAATGTCAGTAG GATCGGGGCTTGACTTGGGAGATCggaattcaaaaactcaagttGGCGCCTCAGATTCCCACAAGATTGTTGGAAAAAGTCAGCAGGAAGTCATACAGTGGCATACAAG GGGAGTTGCAGCTCGAGCTTTACATCTTTCCAGAGGGGTGGAGAAACCAAGTGGAAGGGTCACTTATGTTGTTGTTCTTGAAGGATTGTGTAGATTCAGTGTTCAGGAAATCAGTACAAGGGGAACTTACTATACTGCACGAGTCTCTCCCCTTGATATGACAAGGCCTG AGATGGAGCTAGTAGAGCAAGATCCAGATTTCACAGCACTGTCCCTTCAATTCAAAGCTACCGCAATGGAACTTATTTCTGTTCTTGAGCAG AAGCAAAAAACAGGAGGGAGAACAAAGGTTCTCCTGGAGACCGTTCCAGTGCACAAGCTGGCAGATATTTTTGTTGCTAGCTTTGAGATAAGCTTTGAAGAACAACTCTCAATGTTGGACTCAGTTGACGTAAAAGTTAGGCTTTCAAAAGCGACTGAATTAGTTAATCGGCACTTGCAG TCAATTCGCGTGGCAGAAAAGATTACACAAAAGGTTGAGGGACAGTTGTCTAAATCACAGAAAGAATATCTCTTGCGTCAGCAG ATGAGGGCTATTAAAGAAGAGCTAGGTGATAATGATGATGACGAGGATGATGTGTCTGCCCTTGAAAGGAAGATGCAAAGTGCAGGAATGCCTGCTAATATCTGGAAGCATGCACAGAGAGAATTAAG GCGACTAAAGAAAATGCAACCCCAGCAACCCGGATATAATAATTCTCGAGTTTATTTGGAACTTCTTGCTGATTTACCCTGGCAGACTGCCAGCGAAGAGCATGAATTGGACTTGAAAGCTGCAAAAGAGCGTCTTGACAGTGATCATTATGGTCTAGTCAAGGTCAAGCAACGGATAATTGAATATTTGGCTGTTCGCAAG CTTAAACCAGATGCAAGAGGCGCAGTTTTGTGCTTTGTTGGTCCACCAGGCGTTGGGAAGACATCTCTGGCATCTTCTATTGCAGCTGCTCTAGGCAGGAAATTTGTACGCATCTCTCTTGGCGGGGTTAAGGATGAGGCTGATATTAGAGGACATAGGAGGACTTACGTTGGAAGCATGCCTGGGCGTCTCATTGATGGATTAAAG AAAGTAGCTGTTTGTAATCCTGTTATGCTCCTCGATGAGATTGACAAGACTGGTTCCGATGTTCGGGGAGATCCGGCCTCAGCTTTACTAGAGGTTCTCGACCCCGAACAGAACAAAACATTTAATGATCA CTATTTGAATGTTCCATATGACCTTTCGAAGGTCATATTTGTGGCAACTGCAAATAAAGCACAACCTATTCCTCCACCTCTGCTAGACAGGATGGAAGTCATTGAACTCCCTGGTTATACTCCTGAAGAAAAGCTTAGAATTGCAAAGCGACATTTAATTCCAAGAGTATTGGATCAACATGGATTGAGTTCTGATTTTCTTCAAATTCCCGAG GTTATGGTGAAACTCATTATTGAAAGATACACAAGAGAAGCTGGTGTTAGGAATCTGGAAAGGAATCTGGCATCTTTAGCTCGTGCAGCTGCAGTAAGAGTAGCAGATCAAGAGCATCTTCTTCCACTTAGCAAAGATGTGCATCAACTTTCTTCTCCTTTGCTAGAAAGTAGGCTTGGAGACAGTGCTGAAGTAGAAATGGAAGTAATTCCGATGGGTGACAATCACGAGATGTCAAGCGACTTCAGGGTTAATTCACCATTAATTGTTGATGAATCCATGCTGGAAAAAGTATTAGGG CCTCCACGCTTTGATGACAAAGAAACTGGAGAGCGGGTAGCAGCACCTGGGATATCAGTTGGACTGGTGTGGACTGCGTTCGGAGGAGAGGTTCAATTTGTGGAAGCTACGTCTATGGCGGGAAAGGGTGACCTGCATCTTACTGGTCAACTGGGTGATGTTATTAAAGAATCGGCGCAGATTGCACTTACTTGG GTAAGGTCAAGGGCCACTGAGCTTAAGTTCGCCGCTGCCAAGGAAACAAATCTATTGGAAGGGCGGGATGTTCACATTCATTTTCCTGCTGGTGCGATACCTAAGGATGGTCCCTCTGCAGGTGTGACCCTCGTAACAGCCCTGGTGTCACTGTTTAGTCAGACAAAAGTAAGATCGGATACAGCAATGACAGGGGAAATGACACTGCGAGGTCTAGTATTACCTGTTGGCGGTGTTAAGGATAAG GTTTTGGCAGCACATCGCTATGGTATAAAGAGAGTTCTCCTTCCAGAGCGGAACTTGAAGGATCTGGTTGATGTACCATCAGCTGTTTTGGCCAGTATGGAG ATTTTGCCAGCCAAGCGAATGGAAGACGTACTGGAGCATGCATTTGAAGGTGGATGCCCTTGGAGACAAAGCTCAAGGTTATGA